A region from the Rufibacter sp. DG15C genome encodes:
- a CDS encoding acyltransferase yields the protein MAFLTEEQLKEAGFKSIGKNVSVSDKASIYNPAYISLGDYTRIDDFCILSAGEGGMDLGRNVHIACYTSLIGKGKISIGDFAGISSRCAIYSSNDDYSGQFMTGPTLPSEFTNVTHKDVTIGKHTIIGASSIVLPGVNIAEGVSIGAFSLITKDCEAFSFYFGIPAKWIKSRSKDLLKLEDEYLSTTKIN from the coding sequence ATGGCATTCTTAACTGAGGAACAACTAAAAGAGGCAGGCTTTAAAAGCATTGGAAAGAATGTATCAGTGTCTGACAAGGCCTCTATTTACAATCCCGCATATATAAGTTTAGGTGACTATACCCGGATCGATGATTTCTGTATTTTGTCTGCTGGGGAGGGGGGGATGGATTTAGGAAGAAATGTGCATATAGCCTGTTATACATCATTGATTGGTAAAGGGAAGATTAGTATAGGGGATTTTGCTGGGATTTCATCTAGATGTGCCATTTATAGTAGTAACGATGATTATTCTGGGCAATTCATGACTGGCCCCACCTTACCTTCTGAATTCACAAATGTAACTCATAAAGATGTAACCATCGGGAAACATACCATCATAGGTGCTTCATCCATCGTTCTCCCGGGGGTCAACATCGCAGAAGGTGTCTCGATAGGCGCTTTTTCACTTATAACCAAAGATTGTGAAGCGTTTAGCTTTTACTTTGGCATACCGGCTAAGTGGATCAAATCCAGGTCCAAAGATCTTCTTAAACTGGAAGATGAATACCTAAGTACTACAAAAATCAATTAA
- a CDS encoding aldehyde dehydrogenase: MTATNLPLTQAIQQQKAFFATGQTRDVGYRKEMLQRLANAIVQEQDSINQALAADFHKPAFETYATETAIVLSEIKFVLKYLDKWAKPRKVKSSFLNFPSKDYIYSEPYGVSLVIGAWNYPFQLTLSPLIGSMAAGGCTILKPSELTSATSQLITELIEKHFPPEYITVAQGGPEVSQELLELPFDKIFFTGSTAVGKLVTQAAARQLIPVTLELGGKSPCLVDETANLQVAAQRIVWGKFLNAGQTCVAPDYVLVQESVKDQLLGQLQKTILQFYTDTPQQSPDYARIINNRHFERLQKLIQQSTIYFGGQTDAQQRYIAPTLLTDVTWEQPVMQEEIFGPLLPVLTFKTLPEALHQINQREKPLALYFFSKNTAAHEMVLAQTSSGGACINDTLSHLANPHLPFGGVGTSGQGNYHGKASFEAFSHQKSVLKKPFWPEVNLRYPPYQDKVHWMKKAFDWL; the protein is encoded by the coding sequence ATGACTGCCACCAACTTACCGCTCACTCAAGCCATCCAGCAGCAGAAAGCCTTCTTTGCCACCGGCCAAACCAGAGACGTGGGTTATAGAAAAGAAATGCTGCAGCGCCTGGCCAACGCCATTGTGCAGGAGCAAGACAGCATCAACCAAGCCCTAGCTGCTGACTTCCATAAACCGGCCTTTGAGACCTATGCCACCGAAACCGCGATTGTGCTCTCAGAAATCAAGTTCGTGTTAAAGTATCTAGACAAGTGGGCGAAGCCCCGAAAGGTAAAGTCCAGCTTTCTGAACTTCCCGTCCAAAGACTACATCTACTCAGAACCTTATGGCGTGTCTTTGGTAATTGGAGCCTGGAACTATCCCTTTCAACTGACGCTGTCGCCGCTTATTGGCTCCATGGCCGCCGGCGGATGCACCATTTTAAAGCCGTCAGAACTCACGTCCGCCACCAGTCAGCTAATCACTGAATTGATAGAAAAGCACTTCCCCCCAGAGTATATAACGGTAGCACAAGGCGGCCCAGAAGTAAGCCAAGAGCTATTGGAATTGCCTTTTGACAAGATTTTCTTCACCGGCAGTACTGCGGTGGGAAAGCTGGTGACCCAAGCCGCGGCAAGGCAGCTAATTCCTGTCACGTTAGAATTAGGCGGAAAAAGCCCTTGCCTGGTAGATGAAACTGCCAATCTGCAAGTAGCCGCCCAGCGCATAGTCTGGGGAAAATTCTTGAACGCCGGCCAGACCTGCGTAGCGCCAGATTATGTGTTGGTGCAAGAAAGCGTCAAAGACCAGCTATTAGGGCAGTTGCAAAAAACCATCCTTCAATTTTACACCGATACTCCCCAACAGAGCCCCGACTACGCGCGCATCATCAACAACCGCCATTTTGAACGCCTGCAGAAGTTGATACAGCAGTCTACCATTTATTTTGGCGGCCAAACCGATGCCCAGCAACGATACATAGCCCCAACGCTTCTCACCGATGTCACGTGGGAGCAGCCTGTGATGCAGGAAGAGATTTTCGGGCCGCTGTTGCCAGTCCTTACTTTTAAAACCCTACCAGAAGCGCTGCACCAAATCAACCAAAGAGAGAAACCGTTGGCGCTCTACTTTTTTTCAAAGAACACGGCAGCACATGAAATGGTGTTGGCGCAAACGTCCTCAGGTGGAGCATGTATCAATGACACCCTTTCGCATTTGGCTAATCCACATTTGCCGTTTGGGGGTGTGGGTACCAGCGGCCAGGGCAATTACCACGGCAAAGCCAGCTTTGAGGCGTTCTCCCATCAGAAAAGCGTCTTGAAAAAACCGTTCTGGCCCGAGGTCAACCTGCGCTACCCACCTTACCAAGACAAAGTCCACTGGATGAAGAAAGCTTTCGACTGGCTTTAA
- a CDS encoding T9SS type A sorting domain-containing protein translates to MKHPVLLALIVLFLLPLTMHGEGSKQLTPNLSTAALTDPNNDKAGYLAHDANFPSASGVSITSLSFLKPSGFSRNGATFSSDHRLLIRVKSGERLFYGVRRAIHDQAGTANQDDLIITIRRAASSTDQVGVIVQRTTLTNNTNSTNDMLLNAQNGVIGTAAQVNVGPKHTTNGRAYNTTGYDPLGFLNDTGADQDYWVEFEQVGEANMADGQRFSVYDLWDFTVIDAAGAEKPGRMRSKLWSFSAGGTTNVFSKNFNMFPLIPSEDQANAYFVKKVELAGIAPQNFFRFVTNKYGSTTAAGSSNADRRKSQLTQTDYPELFNFVNNPDVSIWPSATAPTFTVGVASVCNTATNGGKSIFSLNTTESSTFIVLINLNGVAGYQPGSSDVLLESTGSKGARTVEWNGLNGLGQAVAKGTSLDYFFRNNSAPIHFPVWDAEANVGGFRVEDVRPVAGSNYNGLLFWDDSNLPTTTFPSPQTELYGVVSTTGAHAWGSASTTAGDLKTVNTWTYGYTGSSTQTAAFNYDCSADVAVTNVASAGTYIMGQPFTYTVTVTNNGPIPATNIQVTDKLDASKLTFVSSSDATNYNSGTGIWTVGTLAVGASKTLTITAQPLVTGSIAATATQTHTEADNVTNNNSATATIAVQPAADIEVKNVSDKSTYNNGDLVTYTITARNIGPNAATGVSITDKLPAGLTLEGTIPSAYNASTGVWTVGALAINETKTLTLTARISTLESKTTTASLDNRAGFEIDSNSGNNSASNTITVAPVADVAVTSSVSNTNPGQNEIVTFTVKATNNGPNSATNVVLANAIPAGMEITGSSASLGSFDKNTGTWTVGSIAAGASQTLTVFAKAANTGTYTLQSTQSHTEYDAQASNNTASSSFTAKPTADLGVTNTVSPAAGTTYATNDVVTFTVGVKNNGPSTATNVVVTDKLPASLTFISSTSTSYDATTGLWTVGTLASGASTTFQITARINQSAVITTTATQTHTEQDIVLGNNSASTSIQSGSGVITADIAVATSAPKTEYYTGDVVPFRVLVTNTGPDAATNITIGAALPAGMTLTGSDPRVGTYANGVWNIPSLAAGASTQLFLTGTPTVDTGVTGDKTYNFTATRTGTAEQVDDNTTNNTSTTPIVVHKSTDVATSITITSNDPTGKFYHNITEATFRIIVTNNGPDVVTGLQGQDTRTGAINFTGLFPPTGTSYDTSTGIWNIGTLQVGESKTLVITGIPNQTGQLNLGGGVSKLGQTDNNPENNTAVALVNILPVAELAVTNTVASATFYNGQESTFTVKVQNNGPDAASGVVIEDKLPAGLTLVSAKPSLGTYDAATGLWTLGSDILPGAANAQTLVLTVKPQSAGSYSTTASVNASSNYDNITANNSATATIQGSASADIMISSNIVSGPYYVGGKYVVNVTATNLGPNTATNVIIGAELATGLTLVAGSGVPSEGTSINPATQAWTIPSLPVNGTATLTLQVEPTTIGILNNTVYKAYSAEYDPSGGNTKDGNNSSVVYLSVTDREATAQVLLDNKHMFNLKTGDRVALVTDPDGAITNATIASGSLPAGMRLTNNGELEVDYRFNVVPGTYLFDVATTDAFGGMSTTSITYSISGDWDKDGVLDVNDLDDNNDGVLADPIDAGYNPMDIVNGTYRFLDKTFVHATYGAFRDVNNDDINDVFDWDLDGLIRGYDIDKDGDGIPNAVEANGGKIPAASTGYNPELGYFTGPVSANGMPIAAQTSNNSGVSNLANPDSDGDGFSDQTDVDSDNDGILDNIEAQTTLGFANGLGTDSDFDGLSDGFDKTTGGTMITPTDTDKDGTPDYLDLDSDNDDLSDNIEAFDEDLDGLALEEMKNRGRLFEASTGKGYYVVGADDSAPWLNMQNNKPLYLIKESIYYHDTDFDGLVDLFDTDNSGRSATLQTYNEGEYAYRTNSPINPLPVTLVSFEGHVVTKGVQLNWSTATEKNNAKFVVERSSNGKTFQATGEVKGAGNSSLLLNYSFLDATSPVGTVYYRLKQVDLDGSSENSKVIAVKIKTEATSTTKLNAYPNPTTSVVNLDLSSLSNTKVTIMVYSLDGRLVQTSQVQGGGTQKVDLSNLAVGTYLLKISTPEVTVIERVVKQ, encoded by the coding sequence ATGAAACACCCCGTACTCCTAGCCCTAATTGTTTTGTTCCTGCTCCCACTCACCATGCACGGTGAAGGATCCAAACAACTAACACCTAACCTGTCTACGGCAGCATTAACAGATCCCAACAATGACAAAGCTGGTTATTTGGCCCATGATGCCAACTTTCCTAGTGCTAGTGGGGTGTCTATCACATCGCTTAGTTTCTTGAAGCCTTCTGGATTTAGCCGCAACGGTGCTACCTTTTCGTCAGATCATAGATTATTGATTAGGGTGAAAAGCGGTGAGCGCTTGTTTTACGGTGTGCGTAGAGCAATTCATGACCAAGCAGGAACCGCCAATCAAGATGACTTGATCATCACCATTAGAAGAGCAGCCAGCAGCACAGACCAAGTGGGTGTTATTGTCCAACGTACTACGTTGACCAACAATACAAACTCTACCAATGACATGTTGTTGAATGCTCAAAATGGGGTAATTGGCACTGCAGCTCAAGTGAATGTAGGACCCAAACACACCACTAATGGAAGAGCCTACAACACTACCGGCTATGACCCTCTTGGGTTTTTGAATGATACAGGTGCTGATCAGGATTACTGGGTAGAATTTGAGCAAGTAGGGGAAGCCAACATGGCGGATGGTCAAAGATTCTCTGTTTATGATCTTTGGGATTTTACGGTAATAGATGCCGCTGGCGCTGAAAAGCCTGGCCGCATGCGCAGCAAACTCTGGTCATTCTCTGCCGGCGGAACCACTAATGTTTTCTCTAAGAACTTTAACATGTTCCCGCTTATTCCAAGTGAGGATCAAGCAAATGCCTATTTCGTGAAGAAGGTTGAGTTGGCCGGCATTGCCCCTCAGAACTTTTTCAGGTTTGTGACCAACAAATATGGCTCTACCACGGCTGCAGGTTCTTCAAATGCAGACAGAAGAAAAAGTCAACTGACCCAAACAGATTACCCAGAGTTATTCAACTTTGTAAACAACCCAGATGTGTCCATCTGGCCCTCTGCCACAGCCCCAACCTTTACCGTAGGCGTTGCCTCTGTATGTAACACTGCTACCAACGGCGGAAAATCAATCTTCAGCTTAAACACGACAGAGAGCAGTACCTTCATTGTCTTAATTAACTTAAACGGAGTGGCCGGCTACCAACCTGGTTCTTCTGACGTGTTGCTGGAATCTACTGGTTCCAAAGGAGCCCGCACGGTTGAATGGAACGGTTTGAACGGCCTTGGCCAAGCCGTAGCCAAAGGTACAAGTTTGGACTACTTTTTCAGGAACAACAGTGCTCCTATCCATTTCCCGGTTTGGGATGCCGAAGCCAACGTAGGCGGCTTTAGAGTAGAAGATGTGCGTCCTGTTGCGGGCTCAAACTACAATGGTCTTTTATTCTGGGACGACTCCAACTTACCTACCACCACCTTTCCTTCGCCGCAAACTGAGTTATATGGTGTTGTATCTACAACGGGAGCACACGCCTGGGGCTCAGCTTCTACTACGGCTGGTGATTTGAAAACCGTTAATACCTGGACGTATGGCTACACTGGTTCTTCTACGCAAACAGCTGCTTTCAATTATGATTGTAGCGCAGATGTAGCCGTTACCAATGTAGCTTCTGCGGGCACTTACATAATGGGCCAACCCTTTACATATACCGTCACTGTCACCAACAACGGCCCTATCCCTGCCACCAACATACAAGTAACAGATAAGCTGGATGCCAGCAAATTAACGTTTGTCAGCTCTTCAGACGCTACTAACTATAATTCAGGCACAGGCATCTGGACGGTGGGCACGTTGGCGGTGGGCGCTTCTAAAACGCTTACCATCACGGCACAACCATTGGTGACAGGCTCTATTGCCGCCACAGCCACGCAGACACATACAGAAGCAGACAACGTTACTAACAATAACAGCGCCACAGCCACAATTGCCGTACAGCCTGCGGCCGACATTGAGGTGAAAAACGTCAGTGACAAATCCACTTACAACAACGGGGATTTGGTGACTTACACCATAACGGCTCGCAATATTGGCCCTAACGCAGCCACCGGAGTTTCTATCACTGACAAACTACCAGCTGGATTAACGCTAGAAGGCACTATCCCATCTGCCTATAATGCTTCTACCGGAGTTTGGACAGTTGGCGCCTTAGCCATCAACGAAACAAAGACCCTTACGCTCACAGCCCGAATCTCTACGTTAGAGTCTAAGACGACTACTGCCAGTCTTGATAACCGTGCAGGCTTTGAGATAGATTCCAACAGCGGAAATAACAGCGCCTCTAACACCATCACTGTAGCACCAGTGGCAGATGTTGCCGTTACCAGCTCTGTGTCCAATACCAACCCTGGCCAAAACGAGATTGTTACATTCACCGTCAAAGCAACCAACAACGGCCCTAACAGTGCTACAAATGTTGTATTAGCCAACGCAATCCCGGCAGGCATGGAGATTACCGGATCTAGCGCCAGCTTGGGAAGCTTTGATAAGAATACAGGCACTTGGACGGTAGGTAGCATTGCTGCAGGTGCTAGCCAGACGCTAACGGTGTTTGCTAAAGCAGCCAACACTGGTACCTACACCCTGCAAAGCACTCAATCGCATACGGAGTATGATGCTCAAGCAAGCAACAATACTGCTTCTTCTAGCTTTACCGCAAAACCAACGGCAGATTTAGGGGTGACCAATACCGTGTCTCCCGCTGCCGGCACTACCTATGCCACCAATGACGTTGTGACCTTTACGGTGGGCGTGAAGAACAATGGCCCAAGTACTGCTACCAATGTTGTGGTAACAGATAAGCTGCCAGCATCCTTGACATTTATCAGCTCAACCAGCACAAGTTACGATGCCACAACTGGCCTTTGGACAGTGGGCACCTTGGCCAGCGGCGCATCTACCACTTTCCAGATCACGGCCAGAATCAATCAGAGTGCTGTTATTACTACTACGGCCACCCAGACGCATACAGAACAAGACATTGTATTAGGAAACAACAGCGCCTCAACAAGTATCCAGTCTGGCTCTGGCGTAATTACGGCTGACATTGCGGTGGCTACCTCGGCGCCCAAAACTGAGTATTATACAGGAGATGTAGTGCCATTCAGGGTATTAGTAACCAACACCGGTCCAGATGCGGCCACTAACATCACCATTGGCGCGGCACTCCCTGCCGGAATGACCCTTACTGGATCTGATCCCAGAGTGGGAACGTATGCCAACGGCGTATGGAACATCCCTTCATTGGCAGCGGGCGCCTCCACTCAGTTATTCTTAACAGGCACCCCAACAGTTGACACCGGCGTGACAGGTGACAAAACCTACAATTTTACCGCCACCCGCACAGGCACAGCTGAGCAGGTAGATGACAACACTACCAATAACACGTCTACTACTCCTATAGTGGTACACAAGTCTACGGATGTGGCCACTTCTATCACCATTACCAGCAATGACCCGACTGGCAAGTTCTATCATAATATTACAGAGGCTACTTTCCGCATCATAGTAACCAATAATGGGCCAGATGTTGTCACTGGATTACAAGGGCAGGATACGCGCACGGGAGCTATCAATTTTACGGGATTGTTCCCTCCTACCGGTACTTCTTACGACACCTCAACCGGCATTTGGAACATTGGCACTTTGCAAGTAGGCGAATCCAAAACTTTAGTCATCACCGGCATTCCTAACCAAACAGGTCAGTTAAACCTAGGCGGCGGCGTAAGCAAACTTGGCCAAACGGACAACAACCCAGAAAACAACACCGCGGTTGCCTTGGTGAACATTTTACCAGTGGCCGAGTTGGCTGTAACCAATACTGTCGCCTCTGCTACCTTCTATAATGGCCAGGAAAGCACCTTCACGGTAAAGGTTCAAAACAACGGGCCAGATGCAGCCTCTGGAGTGGTGATTGAAGACAAACTCCCAGCCGGACTTACATTGGTGAGCGCGAAGCCTTCATTAGGAACCTATGACGCAGCCACGGGTCTTTGGACACTAGGTTCAGACATTCTGCCGGGCGCTGCCAATGCCCAGACGCTGGTCTTAACTGTAAAACCACAAAGCGCCGGTAGCTACAGCACCACTGCTTCTGTGAACGCTTCAAGCAACTACGATAATATCACGGCAAACAATAGTGCTACCGCTACCATTCAGGGATCAGCTTCAGCTGACATCATGATTAGCAGCAACATTGTAAGCGGACCTTATTATGTAGGGGGCAAATATGTGGTGAATGTGACGGCAACCAACTTAGGACCTAACACGGCTACCAATGTCATCATTGGCGCAGAGTTAGCCACCGGTTTAACACTGGTAGCTGGCAGCGGCGTACCAAGTGAAGGAACGTCCATCAATCCGGCCACCCAAGCCTGGACTATTCCTAGCCTGCCAGTGAATGGCACTGCCACTCTTACCTTGCAAGTAGAGCCTACCACCATAGGCATTTTGAACAACACTGTTTACAAGGCTTACTCTGCTGAATATGATCCTTCCGGTGGAAACACCAAAGATGGCAACAACTCTTCTGTAGTGTATTTAAGTGTTACAGACCGTGAGGCCACTGCCCAAGTTCTACTGGATAACAAACACATGTTCAACTTAAAAACAGGTGACCGTGTGGCACTAGTAACAGACCCAGATGGCGCTATTACCAACGCAACCATTGCAAGCGGATCTTTACCTGCCGGCATGCGCCTCACCAACAATGGTGAACTAGAGGTAGACTATAGATTCAATGTAGTACCAGGCACTTACTTGTTTGATGTAGCCACAACAGATGCCTTTGGTGGCATGAGCACTACCAGTATCACCTACTCTATTTCAGGAGACTGGGACAAAGACGGCGTACTGGATGTAAATGACTTAGACGACAACAATGACGGCGTACTGGCAGACCCAATAGACGCAGGCTACAATCCAATGGACATTGTCAATGGAACCTATAGATTCTTAGACAAAACCTTTGTACACGCTACCTACGGTGCCTTCAGAGACGTGAACAATGATGACATCAATGATGTGTTTGATTGGGACTTGGATGGCTTGATTAGAGGGTATGACATTGACAAAGACGGCGACGGCATTCCAAACGCGGTAGAAGCCAATGGCGGTAAAATTCCGGCGGCCTCAACGGGCTACAACCCAGAGTTGGGTTACTTTACAGGACCGGTAAGTGCTAATGGCATGCCAATTGCTGCTCAGACCTCTAACAACAGCGGAGTGTCTAATTTAGCCAACCCAGACTCAGATGGAGACGGCTTCTCTGACCAAACCGATGTAGACTCTGACAATGACGGCATCCTAGACAACATTGAAGCCCAGACCACTTTAGGCTTTGCGAACGGCCTAGGAACAGACAGTGATTTTGACGGTCTAAGTGACGGTTTTGACAAAACTACCGGTGGCACCATGATCACGCCAACAGACACTGACAAGGACGGCACTCCAGATTACTTGGATCTAGACAGTGACAATGATGACCTTTCTGACAACATTGAAGCCTTTGACGAAGACCTGGACGGTCTAGCCCTGGAAGAAATGAAGAACAGAGGAAGACTCTTTGAAGCGTCTACCGGCAAAGGCTACTATGTAGTAGGAGCAGATGATTCTGCACCGTGGTTGAACATGCAAAACAACAAACCGTTGTACCTAATCAAAGAAAGCATCTACTACCATGACACGGACTTTGACGGCTTGGTAGATTTGTTTGACACGGATAACAGCGGCCGTAGCGCTACCTTGCAAACCTATAATGAAGGAGAATACGCCTACAGAACCAACTCGCCTATCAATCCATTGCCAGTAACCCTGGTGAGCTTTGAAGGACACGTAGTAACCAAAGGCGTGCAATTAAACTGGTCAACGGCCACTGAGAAGAATAACGCGAAATTTGTGGTGGAGCGCAGCAGCAATGGCAAGACCTTCCAAGCAACAGGTGAAGTGAAAGGCGCTGGCAACAGCAGCTTACTCCTCAACTACAGCTTCTTAGATGCTACTAGCCCAGTGGGCACTGTCTACTACCGCTTAAAGCAAGTGGATCTTGACGGCTCATCTGAAAACAGCAAAGTGATTGCGGTGAAAATCAAAACCGAGGCCACGTCCACTACCAAGTTGAACGCTTACCCTAACCCAACTACTAGCGTTGTCAACTTAGACTTGAGCAGCCTTTCTAACACTAAGGTCACTATCATGGTTTACAGCTTAGACGGACGCCTGGTACAAACCAGCCAAGTACAAGGCGGTGGCACCCAAAAGGTTGACCTGTCCAACTTGGCAGTGGGCACCTACTTACTAAAAATAAGCACTCCTGAGGTAACTGTCATTGAAAGGGTAGTAAAACAGTAA
- a CDS encoding MoxR family ATPase encodes MQTDELLFQERIREHQLKIKQVFREVGKVVVGQQYMVNRLLIGLFTNGHILLEGVPGLAKTLTINTLAKVLHLNFSRIQFTPDLLPSDLIGTMIYNQSSSAFEVKKGPIFANLILADEVNRSPAKVQSALLEAMQEKQVTIGDKTYRLDLPFLVLATQNPVEQEGTYPLPEAQVDRFMMKVYVDYLTKADELEVMRRMSNLSYSSTVNTILTKQDIFDIRNAINQVQISETLERYIIELVFASRRPADYDLNDFAQYLQFGVSPRASIALNLAAKATAFFDERDYVLPEDIKEIASDVLSHRIILNYEAEADNVQTKDFVESILRKVPIS; translated from the coding sequence ATGCAGACGGACGAACTCTTATTTCAGGAACGGATTCGGGAGCACCAGCTTAAGATAAAGCAGGTGTTCAGGGAAGTGGGCAAAGTAGTGGTGGGCCAGCAGTACATGGTCAACCGCCTACTCATTGGCTTGTTTACCAATGGCCACATTCTACTGGAAGGAGTGCCAGGTCTGGCTAAGACGCTAACCATCAATACGCTGGCCAAGGTCTTGCACCTCAACTTCTCCCGTATTCAGTTCACGCCAGACTTGCTGCCCTCTGACTTGATTGGCACCATGATCTACAACCAAAGCTCGTCAGCCTTTGAAGTAAAGAAAGGACCCATCTTCGCGAATTTGATTTTAGCGGATGAGGTGAACCGCTCGCCCGCCAAGGTGCAGTCCGCTTTGCTAGAGGCCATGCAGGAGAAGCAGGTGACCATCGGGGATAAAACCTATCGCCTGGACTTGCCCTTCCTGGTGCTGGCCACCCAAAATCCGGTAGAGCAAGAAGGAACTTATCCGTTGCCCGAAGCGCAGGTGGACCGCTTTATGATGAAGGTCTATGTAGACTATCTGACCAAGGCAGATGAACTGGAAGTGATGCGCCGGATGTCCAACCTGTCGTACAGCAGTACGGTCAACACCATCTTAACCAAACAGGACATCTTTGACATCCGGAACGCCATTAACCAGGTGCAGATTTCTGAGACGCTTGAGCGCTATATTATTGAGTTGGTCTTCGCCTCAAGGCGCCCCGCTGATTATGATTTGAACGACTTCGCGCAGTACCTGCAGTTTGGGGTTTCGCCAAGGGCCAGTATTGCCTTGAACCTGGCTGCAAAAGCCACCGCCTTCTTTGATGAACGCGATTACGTGTTGCCAGAAGATATCAAGGAGATTGCCTCAGACGTGCTAAGCCACCGCATCATCCTAAACTATGAAGCAGAGGCAGACAATGTACAGACCAAGGACTTCGTGGAGTCTATCCTGCGGAAAGTGCCTATCAGTTAA